From one Acidobacteriota bacterium genomic stretch:
- the polX gene encoding DNA polymerase/3'-5' exonuclease PolX, whose product MSVNAEAARLLQELADLTKLADGSPQSFKVRAYEKAASVIRELAAPIGDMSAAEMQKLEGIGKATASKLREWVDTGSIMKLEALRAEFPPDFVELTRIPGVGPKTVVMLREKLGVGNVDDLKAALERGALRVLPGMGEKTEAKIRNGVERIGLHGKDRRTPIATAMQLAAEFVESLRGLTMVDEVMYCGSLRRHSETVGDIDITVVSAQPELVMDAFVVFPAVRSVIAKGPTKSSVLASGDLQIDLRVVPAEAWGAATMYFTGSKAHNIELRQRAIDLGWTLNEYSLSDVKTGEVVASKTEREIYEALGLDFVVPEMREGLGEVAAASSGGLIAPVTRADIVGDLHVHSSWSGDGRSSLEDMLAEACNLGLSYIAMTEHAEDLVINGLSRDEVQQMSVVLEELRPAFAGMTILHGAELNIGRDGSIDYDREFLTTFDWCVASVHSHFDLSADAQTDRIVAAMTNPAVNAIGHLTGRKIGQRPGIDLDFDAILDVAAATGTALEINSHLHRLDVPAGLLRRARDRTDVLWVISSDAHHVGELGNLQWGAAQARRGWVRKEQVVNTWPAAKFLSWINYEP is encoded by the coding sequence ATGAGTGTTAACGCCGAAGCGGCGCGGTTGCTGCAGGAGCTCGCCGACCTCACAAAGTTGGCCGACGGGTCGCCGCAGTCGTTCAAGGTCCGGGCTTATGAAAAAGCCGCCTCTGTGATTCGCGAACTTGCGGCGCCGATAGGCGACATGTCCGCCGCCGAGATGCAAAAACTCGAGGGGATAGGGAAGGCGACAGCCTCGAAACTGCGGGAATGGGTCGACACCGGTTCGATAATGAAGCTCGAGGCTCTGCGGGCGGAGTTTCCGCCCGACTTCGTTGAACTCACCAGAATCCCGGGTGTGGGTCCGAAGACTGTCGTGATGCTCAGGGAGAAGTTAGGCGTTGGAAACGTTGACGATCTCAAAGCAGCGCTCGAGCGCGGTGCCCTTCGAGTCCTCCCGGGCATGGGCGAAAAGACCGAAGCCAAGATCCGCAACGGTGTCGAACGCATCGGCTTGCACGGCAAAGACAGACGGACCCCGATCGCGACGGCGATGCAACTCGCGGCAGAGTTCGTGGAATCGCTGCGAGGCCTGACAATGGTCGACGAGGTGATGTACTGCGGATCGCTAAGACGCCACTCCGAGACGGTCGGCGACATCGATATTACGGTTGTGTCAGCGCAGCCGGAGCTCGTGATGGACGCCTTTGTCGTTTTCCCGGCCGTCCGCTCGGTCATCGCCAAAGGTCCTACCAAGTCATCGGTTCTTGCCTCGGGGGATCTTCAGATCGATCTTCGAGTCGTTCCCGCTGAGGCTTGGGGCGCCGCGACTATGTACTTCACCGGGTCAAAGGCACACAACATTGAACTTAGACAGCGGGCAATCGATCTCGGGTGGACGCTGAACGAATACAGCTTGTCGGATGTCAAGACCGGTGAAGTAGTCGCTTCCAAGACCGAGAGAGAGATCTACGAAGCGCTTGGCCTGGATTTTGTCGTTCCTGAAATGCGCGAAGGTCTGGGTGAGGTTGCGGCGGCGTCTTCAGGGGGCCTCATCGCGCCGGTTACACGGGCAGACATTGTTGGTGATCTGCATGTGCACTCCTCATGGTCCGGTGACGGGCGGTCCTCCCTCGAAGACATGCTGGCCGAAGCTTGCAATCTCGGCCTGTCGTACATCGCGATGACCGAACATGCTGAGGACCTGGTCATCAATGGGCTTTCGCGCGACGAGGTACAGCAAATGTCTGTCGTCCTAGAGGAGCTACGGCCTGCCTTTGCCGGTATGACGATCCTTCACGGGGCGGAACTCAACATCGGACGCGACGGATCAATCGACTACGACCGGGAGTTTCTTACTACGTTTGATTGGTGTGTCGCGTCGGTTCACTCGCATTTCGATCTCTCGGCTGATGCGCAAACCGACCGAATCGTCGCGGCCATGACGAACCCGGCCGTCAATGCGATTGGGCACCTCACTGGCCGAAAGATAGGTCAGCGTCCAGGGATCGATCTCGATTTCGATGCCATTCTCGATGTTGCCGCAGCGACTGGAACGGCTCTCGAAATCAATAGTCACCTCCACCGCCTGGATGTGCCTGCGGGTCTGCTTCGTCGCGCTCGAGATCGCACGGACGTGCTGTGGGTGATCTCAAGCGATGCACATCACGTCGGCGAGCTGGGAAATCTGCAGTGGGGCGCAGCCCAGGCCCGTCGTGGGTGGGTTCGTAAGGAGCAGGTCGTCAACACATGGCCGGCAGCGAAGTTTCTGAGCTGGATTAACTACGAACCGTAG
- a CDS encoding sodium:calcium antiporter — MNTAILSVVAGLVLLILASDRLVVAAVRLSETLGVSAVLVGALVVGLGTSLPELLVSGLLARDGKLDEAVTNVISSNTANVTLVLGLAALVATIHSSRRILYREGILMIASVVAFAAVLLDKKVEVWEGAALLVGLVVAIYALIVWSLHGPDVADNAPGVGAHSPRGKEPFADLPTTRHEMVAGVIAIVVTVGAARLLLSGAETIATELGASATLIGTMLGVGTSLPEMATAVSAARRKQVDLIIGNVLGSNIFNSLAVGGVAALIGPGLLVEVDTPLLVVMVVTAVIAGVLARTGGKIVRLEGVALIAVFGGFAALVL; from the coding sequence ATGAACACTGCCATCCTGTCTGTTGTTGCAGGGCTTGTGCTGTTGATCCTGGCTTCGGATCGCCTCGTCGTGGCCGCGGTGCGACTTTCTGAAACACTGGGAGTGTCGGCAGTTCTCGTGGGTGCATTAGTTGTGGGCTTGGGTACGTCGTTGCCGGAACTATTGGTGTCTGGGCTGCTGGCAAGGGACGGAAAGCTTGACGAGGCTGTGACCAACGTAATCAGCTCAAATACGGCCAATGTGACGCTGGTCCTCGGCCTCGCCGCTCTAGTTGCCACCATACATTCAAGTCGGCGGATCCTGTATCGTGAAGGGATTCTCATGATCGCCTCGGTCGTTGCCTTTGCGGCCGTTCTGCTCGACAAGAAAGTCGAGGTCTGGGAAGGCGCTGCGTTGCTTGTCGGGCTTGTCGTCGCAATCTACGCATTGATCGTCTGGTCGTTGCACGGCCCCGACGTGGCGGACAACGCCCCGGGCGTTGGGGCGCACTCGCCTCGCGGAAAGGAACCGTTCGCCGACCTTCCGACAACGAGGCATGAAATGGTGGCTGGAGTTATCGCGATCGTCGTGACTGTCGGTGCTGCGAGACTGTTGTTGTCTGGCGCCGAAACTATTGCAACCGAGTTGGGGGCGTCTGCCACGCTCATCGGAACAATGCTTGGCGTGGGCACCAGTCTGCCCGAGATGGCAACCGCCGTTTCAGCGGCCCGCCGCAAACAGGTGGATCTGATCATCGGCAACGTGCTTGGATCGAATATCTTTAACTCTCTCGCCGTCGGTGGTGTTGCAGCTCTGATCGGGCCAGGTCTTCTTGTCGAGGTCGACACCCCGCTCTTGGTCGTGATGGTTGTCACCGCGGTCATCGCCGGCGTTCTCGCCCGAACCGGAGGGAAAATCGTGCGCCTCGAGGGGGTTGCCCTCATCGCGGTGTTTGGCGGGTTTGCTGCGCTCGTCCTATAG
- the nhaA gene encoding Na+/H+ antiporter NhaA: MNDKERVHETWLHSNRLVAAKFIRPLLRFTQIAAAGGVVLLVAAAVALVWANAFGDSYETFWQTDLSFSVGSFHFEETLKDIVNDALMVIFFFVVGLEIKRELVVGELKDKRRAALPAIAALGGMIVPALIYLSFAGGIDGAARGWGVPMATDIAFSMGVISLLGKRVPVGAKLFLLALAITDDIGAITVIAIFYTTTLSIPWLFTGLGGLLVVYLAGRAGIRHMAFYVAMGVFIWFAIFESGVHATLAGVALGLMTPVFPYYSDDAYYKRATGILNRYQVDSTSPLKRARVDHSALQLAKVAEESVSPLDRLEHSLHPWSAFVIVPLFALANAGVSFEGVNLGEAVTSSVALGVAAGLFVGKLVGITLFTWIAVKTGLGRLPQNTDWGQIVGLAALAGIGFTVSLFIAELAYTDVAITNLAKIGIFVGSGISGIVGYMLLSRRGAPSQEPPTPTEAPALEKVAP, from the coding sequence ATGAACGACAAAGAACGGGTCCACGAGACTTGGCTGCACAGCAATCGCCTGGTCGCGGCCAAGTTCATTCGGCCGCTGCTGCGGTTCACCCAGATCGCTGCAGCCGGCGGAGTCGTACTTCTGGTGGCAGCTGCTGTCGCTCTCGTGTGGGCCAACGCGTTCGGCGACTCCTACGAAACCTTCTGGCAGACCGACCTGTCCTTTTCGGTCGGCAGTTTCCACTTTGAGGAGACGCTCAAAGACATCGTGAACGATGCGCTCATGGTGATCTTCTTCTTCGTCGTTGGTCTCGAAATCAAACGCGAACTCGTAGTTGGCGAACTCAAAGACAAAAGGAGAGCAGCTCTACCAGCAATCGCCGCTCTGGGTGGAATGATCGTCCCCGCGCTCATCTATCTCTCCTTTGCAGGCGGCATCGATGGCGCGGCAAGGGGATGGGGCGTCCCGATGGCGACGGACATTGCCTTTTCGATGGGTGTGATTTCACTTCTCGGGAAACGAGTCCCAGTAGGCGCAAAACTTTTCCTGCTCGCCCTGGCGATCACTGACGATATCGGTGCAATCACGGTCATCGCCATCTTCTACACGACGACCCTATCAATTCCATGGCTCTTTACCGGTCTTGGGGGACTGTTGGTGGTTTACCTCGCCGGTAGAGCCGGCATCAGGCATATGGCCTTCTATGTCGCGATGGGTGTGTTCATTTGGTTCGCGATCTTCGAATCGGGTGTGCACGCAACCCTCGCCGGCGTAGCGCTGGGTCTCATGACCCCTGTCTTCCCCTACTACTCCGATGACGCCTACTACAAACGCGCCACAGGCATCCTCAACCGCTACCAGGTTGATTCCACATCGCCTTTGAAACGCGCTCGGGTTGACCACTCGGCGCTCCAGCTCGCAAAGGTCGCCGAGGAGTCAGTGTCCCCACTCGATCGTCTTGAGCACAGCCTGCACCCCTGGTCGGCGTTTGTCATTGTGCCGCTGTTTGCTCTTGCAAACGCGGGCGTGAGTTTCGAGGGTGTCAACCTTGGCGAAGCGGTCACGTCTTCGGTTGCACTCGGTGTCGCCGCAGGACTGTTTGTCGGAAAGCTGGTCGGCATCACGCTCTTCACGTGGATCGCCGTTAAAACCGGGTTGGGCCGCCTTCCGCAAAATACCGACTGGGGCCAGATCGTCGGGCTTGCCGCTCTCGCTGGTATCGGGTTCACGGTGTCGTTGTTTATAGCGGAGCTGGCGTATACAGATGTTGCGATCACCAATCTCGCCAAGATCGGTATCTTCGTAGGATCGGGCATCTCGGGCATCGTTGGGTACATGCTGCTGTCCCGCCGTGGTGCACCATCACAAGAACCACCGACGCCAACGGAAGCGCCCGCACTGGAGAAGGTCGCCCCGTAG
- a CDS encoding molybdopterin-dependent oxidoreductase, protein MVPKAFKAYGGWIGAAGAALAIGLTELFAGLFASVPSSIAAVGSYIVDFSPPAVRDFAIAVFGTADKGALAVGTAIISTVLGAVVGRRSIANRNVAIAVFSLFALIGVFAGVNQPLINGTLTVISVLVAVGTGLAVVLYGVGQIRAAESEPVDETGGLDRRRFVRVVVGSGVTAALAGLLGRLSIINRTEQIRSDLVLPPVVSSEEVIVALPSGFDSIPGLSPLIVSNEDFYRIDTALVVPRIDANTWEFKIHGLVDNELSLSLDDLYGMELVEESVTLQCVSNKVGGNLVGNAVWTGVRLTDVLNMAGVQSDAAQIVGRSVDGWTGGFPIEIAFDGREPLIAIGMNGEPLPAAHGFPARLVVPGLYGYVSATKWLSDIELTTWDGFDGYWIPRGWSKLGPIKTASRIDYPRNNEQVTGAPVIVAGVAWAPTLGIEMVEVQIDGGEWLVAELSDAISNKAWLQWKVEVALEPGRHTARVRATDGTSYTQTEDRVPPRPDGATGYHERSFVTA, encoded by the coding sequence ATGGTTCCCAAAGCATTCAAAGCGTACGGTGGATGGATAGGAGCCGCCGGCGCAGCGCTAGCGATCGGCCTCACCGAACTGTTCGCCGGTCTGTTTGCCAGCGTGCCATCATCGATCGCGGCCGTGGGTTCGTACATTGTCGATTTCTCACCTCCGGCTGTTCGGGACTTCGCAATCGCGGTATTTGGTACCGCCGACAAGGGAGCGCTCGCCGTTGGCACCGCGATCATATCGACGGTGCTTGGCGCGGTGGTTGGTCGACGCTCCATCGCAAACCGGAACGTTGCTATCGCAGTATTTTCTCTTTTTGCACTCATTGGTGTGTTCGCCGGGGTCAACCAACCGTTGATTAACGGGACCCTGACGGTGATTTCGGTTCTCGTTGCTGTGGGTACCGGCTTGGCCGTTGTCCTTTACGGGGTTGGGCAGATACGCGCCGCGGAGAGCGAACCCGTCGATGAAACGGGGGGACTCGACCGCCGCCGGTTTGTTCGCGTCGTGGTGGGTAGCGGGGTTACCGCGGCTCTCGCAGGGCTACTTGGGCGCCTCTCGATTATCAATCGCACCGAACAGATTCGTTCGGATCTCGTCTTGCCGCCGGTGGTCAGTAGCGAAGAAGTCATCGTTGCATTGCCTTCAGGTTTCGACTCGATTCCTGGTCTTTCACCGCTCATTGTCTCCAACGAAGACTTTTACCGAATCGATACTGCACTCGTTGTGCCGCGAATCGACGCAAACACATGGGAGTTCAAGATTCACGGTCTTGTCGACAACGAGCTTTCGTTGAGCCTTGACGATCTCTATGGAATGGAACTTGTCGAGGAGTCGGTCACCTTGCAGTGCGTGTCGAATAAGGTTGGAGGCAACCTCGTTGGCAACGCGGTGTGGACCGGAGTACGGCTGACGGATGTACTCAACATGGCCGGGGTGCAGTCTGACGCTGCTCAGATAGTTGGACGCTCCGTCGATGGCTGGACCGGCGGGTTCCCCATAGAAATCGCTTTCGATGGGCGCGAGCCGTTAATCGCTATCGGGATGAACGGTGAACCGCTGCCCGCCGCTCACGGTTTCCCGGCACGCCTCGTTGTTCCCGGTCTTTATGGCTACGTTTCTGCAACCAAGTGGCTCAGCGACATTGAGCTCACCACCTGGGACGGTTTTGACGGATACTGGATTCCTCGTGGATGGTCGAAGCTAGGTCCTATCAAGACGGCGTCACGAATCGACTATCCGCGCAACAACGAGCAGGTAACTGGTGCTCCAGTAATTGTCGCTGGTGTGGCTTGGGCTCCGACGCTCGGTATCGAAATGGTTGAGGTCCAGATTGACGGCGGTGAGTGGCTCGTTGCTGAGTTGTCCGACGCGATTTCCAACAAGGCGTGGCTGCAGTGGAAAGTCGAAGTTGCACTTGAGCCGGGTCGCCACACAGCACGGGTGAGGGCGACCGATGGGACCAGCTACACCCAGACAGAAGATCGCGTGCCGCCACGCCCCGATGGGGCCACCGGGTATCACGAGCGCTCTTTCGTCACCGCTTGA
- a CDS encoding ABC-F family ATP-binding cassette domain-containing protein, with protein sequence MHLLSLEAVSKTYPENPVLNNASLGISKGDRIGVIGRNGSGKSTLLAIIEGIVEPDGGSIVRVRGLRISALDQDPVFAKNSTVGDIVGDHRQAIALADRLALTDLGAHCSDLSGGQRKRLALTVALASECDLLILDEPTNHLDVETIDWLEDHLLARREAVLLVTHDRYLLDRVVNRIVEVHDNRLFPHQGTYEEYLEAAATREAHEATTEHRRQQRIKTELAWLRRSPKARTTKSRSRVKRAEDLIGEQRRRVRQGLSIELPSRRIGSKVVNLDNVGKRYGDRWVLRHVELRLQPDARVGVVGPNGAGKTTLLSLMAGRIHPDEGKVAVGSTIHHGWYGQDPTPIPPTTRVHAVVREHADEVLLQSGIRVSGAQLLEHFQFTRDQQQSTVGDLSGGERRRLELLLCLMEAPNLLLMDEPTNDLDLGTLAVLEEYLDAWSGALVVASHDRYFLDRVCSDIFSVEPDGSVVHHPGGWSAYRQANLVDKAGANPRRDVTRSRTKQQSRKLTYNDQRELDELVKSIPKLERQRDGVAKALEDATGDYEQTAKLSGDLATALDDLDIAETRWLELTEKAERLVDS encoded by the coding sequence ATGCACCTTTTGAGCCTTGAGGCAGTGTCGAAGACCTACCCTGAAAACCCGGTTCTTAATAACGCGTCGCTCGGTATATCTAAGGGGGATCGGATCGGGGTGATTGGACGCAACGGCTCAGGTAAGTCAACGCTGCTCGCCATCATCGAAGGCATCGTGGAGCCCGACGGTGGCTCGATCGTAAGGGTTCGGGGACTGCGAATCTCGGCACTAGATCAGGACCCTGTTTTTGCCAAGAATTCCACGGTCGGAGACATCGTCGGGGACCACCGGCAGGCGATCGCGCTAGCGGATCGGTTGGCGCTCACCGACCTCGGTGCTCATTGCTCAGACCTCTCCGGAGGGCAGCGGAAACGTCTCGCTCTCACTGTCGCGTTGGCATCTGAGTGTGACCTGTTGATCCTCGACGAACCGACGAACCATCTGGATGTGGAGACGATTGACTGGCTTGAGGATCACCTCCTTGCCCGTCGGGAGGCGGTTCTTCTCGTTACCCATGACAGGTATTTGCTTGACAGAGTGGTAAACCGCATCGTCGAGGTACACGACAACAGACTGTTTCCACATCAGGGAACATACGAGGAGTACCTCGAGGCAGCTGCGACTCGGGAGGCTCACGAGGCCACAACTGAGCATCGGCGTCAACAGCGGATCAAGACTGAATTGGCTTGGCTGCGACGCTCCCCGAAAGCGCGGACAACGAAGTCGCGCTCCCGAGTAAAACGCGCTGAAGACCTGATCGGCGAACAGCGACGACGCGTGCGACAAGGACTCAGCATTGAGTTGCCATCTCGTCGCATCGGCTCGAAGGTTGTCAACCTTGACAACGTCGGCAAACGGTACGGGGACAGATGGGTGCTGCGTCACGTTGAGCTGAGGCTGCAACCCGACGCCCGAGTCGGAGTCGTTGGCCCAAACGGCGCTGGCAAGACAACGTTGTTGAGTCTGATGGCTGGCCGAATCCACCCAGACGAGGGCAAGGTGGCGGTTGGATCGACAATTCACCACGGTTGGTACGGGCAGGACCCGACGCCGATTCCGCCCACAACCCGCGTACACGCAGTGGTCCGTGAGCATGCGGACGAGGTGCTGCTCCAGAGTGGGATAAGAGTATCGGGCGCGCAACTACTCGAGCATTTTCAATTCACCAGGGACCAGCAGCAATCGACGGTCGGCGATCTCTCGGGCGGCGAGCGGCGGCGTCTTGAACTGCTGCTGTGCCTGATGGAAGCGCCGAACCTACTGCTCATGGATGAGCCGACCAACGACCTCGACCTCGGCACCCTCGCGGTCCTGGAGGAGTACCTCGACGCCTGGAGTGGCGCGCTCGTCGTTGCGAGTCACGATCGGTATTTCCTCGACCGAGTGTGTTCGGATATTTTTTCTGTCGAGCCGGACGGCTCGGTAGTTCATCACCCCGGGGGATGGTCGGCATATCGGCAAGCGAACCTCGTCGATAAGGCTGGTGCCAACCCAAGGCGTGACGTTACGAGGTCTCGCACCAAACAACAGAGCCGCAAACTCACCTACAACGATCAACGCGAGCTCGATGAGCTGGTAAAGAGCATCCCCAAGCTCGAGCGACAACGAGACGGTGTTGCAAAAGCTCTTGAAGACGCGACCGGAGATTATGAGCAGACCGCCAAGCTGTCTGGCGACCTGGCAACAGCATTGGATGATCTCGACATCGCCGAAACCCGCTGGCTCGAGCTAACCGAAAAAGCCGAACGCCTAGTAGATTCCTAG
- a CDS encoding RNA methyltransferase encodes MWDPELLAEGDRRNVVDRYRYWTQEAIIADLDTRRHPFHVAIENWQHDFNIGTIVRTANAFLASEVHIIGKRRWNRRGAMVTDRYQHIRHHPTIGDFCEYASGEGLPIVAIDILPGSVPLETASLPRNVVLLFGQEGPGLSPAATDAAQLVCSIAQFGSTRSINAGVAAGIAMHTWIRQHAFG; translated from the coding sequence ATGTGGGACCCTGAGTTGCTCGCAGAAGGCGATCGTCGCAACGTGGTTGATCGTTACCGCTACTGGACGCAAGAGGCGATCATCGCCGACCTCGATACAAGACGGCACCCGTTCCACGTCGCAATTGAGAACTGGCAGCACGACTTCAACATCGGCACAATCGTGCGGACCGCAAACGCATTCCTCGCTAGCGAAGTTCACATCATTGGCAAACGCCGTTGGAATCGGCGGGGGGCAATGGTTACCGATCGTTATCAACACATCAGGCACCATCCAACGATCGGCGATTTCTGCGAATACGCGTCCGGTGAAGGCCTACCGATCGTCGCAATCGACATACTCCCTGGATCTGTGCCGTTGGAAACTGCGTCGCTTCCACGAAATGTGGTGCTGCTTTTTGGACAGGAGGGCCCCGGGCTTTCGCCAGCGGCGACCGATGCAGCGCAACTTGTGTGTTCAATAGCTCAGTTCGGGTCGACCCGATCGATCAACGCCGGAGTCGCTGCCGGCATTGCAATGCACACATGGATACGACAGCACGCCTTCGGTTGA
- a CDS encoding ROK family protein produces the protein MFGAIEAGGTKFVVAVGTSPDAVVATSSFPTSDPTTTIRSVMDFFQANAPEGLSGIGIAAFGPIDIDPLSGTYGVIRRTPKPGWSGFDYRKAVSMFTDAPVNIDTDVNAAARGEMISGAAIGLKTFLYLTVGTGIGGGMMVDGRPLTGSVDTEMGHVAIPRAPSDNFAGICPFHGDCLEGMASGPTLEKRWGRTGSELNELRDQATEVEAWYLGTALASFTLTLAPQRIVLGGGVFKIQGLIEKVRDRVHNYLNGYVHGLENRKNLDKFVVPPGLGDRSGITGALALAMSAEVPHSN, from the coding sequence ATGTTTGGTGCGATAGAAGCAGGCGGCACGAAGTTCGTGGTAGCCGTCGGAACGTCCCCTGATGCCGTCGTCGCCACCTCGTCGTTTCCAACGAGCGACCCCACAACCACCATTCGCAGTGTGATGGACTTCTTCCAGGCGAACGCTCCAGAAGGATTGTCTGGCATCGGAATTGCAGCGTTTGGCCCGATAGATATCGATCCACTGTCTGGAACCTACGGAGTGATTCGTCGAACACCCAAGCCTGGATGGAGCGGATTCGACTACCGCAAAGCCGTCTCAATGTTTACCGATGCCCCTGTGAACATCGACACGGATGTGAACGCGGCCGCCCGTGGCGAGATGATTTCCGGGGCGGCGATTGGATTGAAAACGTTCCTCTACCTCACGGTTGGCACCGGAATAGGTGGTGGCATGATGGTTGATGGCCGACCGCTGACAGGTTCAGTTGACACAGAGATGGGACACGTCGCTATTCCGCGTGCGCCCAGCGACAACTTTGCAGGCATCTGTCCATTCCACGGCGACTGTCTCGAAGGGATGGCGTCAGGCCCGACGTTAGAGAAACGATGGGGTCGGACCGGCAGCGAACTCAACGAACTCCGCGACCAAGCCACCGAAGTCGAGGCGTGGTACCTGGGAACAGCCCTCGCGAGCTTCACGCTCACCCTGGCGCCACAACGGATTGTCCTCGGCGGAGGAGTTTTCAAGATCCAGGGTCTGATCGAAAAGGTGCGAGACCGGGTACACAACTATCTCAACGGATACGTCCACGGTCTGGAGAATCGAAAAAACTTGGACAAGTTTGTCGTGCCGCCCGGACTCGGTGATCGGTCCGGGATCACTGGTGCCCTCGCTCTTGCAATGTCAGCCGAGGTCCCGCACAGTAACTGA
- a CDS encoding site-specific DNA-methyltransferase, whose amino-acid sequence MSGARPVLQPTGLVQDPPKRIIDKIFWQSSEVMNQIPDSTVALMVTSPPYNVGKDYDDDLSLDAYLDLLHRVFSETYRVLEAGGRIAVNVANLGRKPYLALNHHVAQILDDIGFLLRGEIIWQKAKGAGGSCAWGSWQSAKNPTLRDLHEYILVASKESFARQCSGDDTISKEDFMDATLSVWNLAPASAKRVGHPAPFPIDLPKRLIELYTFENDLVLDPFMGAGTTGIAAKQTNRHYVGYEINADYRKLAISRIEEATA is encoded by the coding sequence ATGTCTGGTGCTCGTCCGGTTTTGCAGCCGACCGGTCTTGTCCAGGACCCACCAAAGAGGATCATCGACAAGATCTTCTGGCAGTCCTCTGAGGTTATGAACCAGATTCCCGACAGCACCGTTGCCCTGATGGTGACTTCGCCGCCGTATAACGTCGGCAAGGATTACGACGACGATCTCAGTCTCGACGCCTATCTCGATCTGTTGCACCGAGTGTTCTCGGAAACCTACCGTGTGCTTGAGGCCGGTGGGCGGATTGCAGTAAACGTTGCCAACCTGGGTCGCAAACCGTATCTGGCCTTGAACCACCACGTTGCTCAAATTCTTGACGATATTGGGTTCTTACTTCGCGGTGAGATAATCTGGCAAAAGGCAAAGGGCGCCGGTGGATCGTGTGCGTGGGGCTCGTGGCAGTCGGCAAAGAATCCGACACTGCGTGACCTTCACGAGTACATACTCGTCGCAAGCAAGGAGTCGTTCGCTCGCCAATGCAGCGGTGACGACACGATTTCCAAGGAAGACTTCATGGACGCCACACTGTCGGTTTGGAACCTCGCTCCCGCGTCCGCAAAGCGTGTTGGACACCCGGCGCCGTTCCCGATCGATCTCCCCAAGCGCCTTATCGAGCTGTACACATTCGAGAACGATCTTGTTCTCGATCCGTTCATGGGTGCCGGCACGACGGGCATCGCTGCAAAACAGACAAACCGCCACTACGTCGGTTATGAAATCAATGCTGATTATCGCAAGCTCGCCATTTCACGCATCGAAGAAGCAACCGCGTAG
- a CDS encoding DUF547 domain-containing protein gives MSDSPNYLGGAWSILHSLRSRRPNPTGNETVDHSGFTPVLARLKREGLKGLGASSDELTDYIAHLEAIRPDALTHDESLAYWLNLYNAGALFLAAEAQIAGLSSVLRTPGVFHTDRFNVDGEHLSLDDIEHGKIRRFGDPRIHGALVCGSVSCPTLRGEPFAGDSIDSQLDGQMRAFLQAGAIAMDADRRDLSLSKVFQLYGTDFVRPGSMPSFRPVRKTAIIQALRPWIADGVVKLLDAGPFRISYQKYDWSLACAVR, from the coding sequence ATGAGCGACTCGCCAAACTACCTCGGAGGAGCATGGTCGATACTGCACTCGTTGCGTAGTCGTCGCCCAAACCCGACGGGCAACGAAACCGTTGACCACTCGGGGTTCACGCCCGTTCTCGCCCGTCTTAAGCGAGAAGGGCTCAAAGGACTCGGCGCCAGCTCCGACGAGCTCACCGACTACATTGCGCATCTCGAGGCCATCCGCCCCGACGCGCTGACACATGACGAGTCCCTCGCCTACTGGCTCAACCTCTACAACGCTGGGGCGCTGTTTCTCGCCGCTGAAGCACAAATCGCGGGTCTCAGCAGTGTCCTACGAACCCCCGGGGTTTTCCACACCGACCGCTTCAACGTTGACGGAGAGCATCTTTCGCTCGATGACATCGAACACGGAAAAATCCGGCGCTTTGGCGACCCGAGAATCCACGGTGCTCTGGTATGCGGCTCCGTGTCGTGCCCAACGCTACGCGGTGAACCGTTCGCCGGGGACAGCATCGACAGCCAGCTCGACGGCCAGATGAGGGCATTTCTACAAGCCGGTGCAATCGCCATGGATGCGGATCGCCGCGATCTGTCGTTGTCCAAGGTGTTCCAGCTCTACGGCACCGACTTTGTTCGACCAGGGTCGATGCCTTCGTTTCGTCCAGTGCGAAAGACCGCCATCATTCAAGCGCTGCGCCCCTGGATTGCAGACGGAGTGGTAAAGCTGCTCGATGCCGGACCGTTTCGTATCTCCTACCAAAAGTACGACTGGTCTCTTGCCTGTGCGGTCAGGTGA